Proteins encoded within one genomic window of Candidatus Kryptoniota bacterium:
- the arfB gene encoding alternative ribosome rescue aminoacyl-tRNA hydrolase ArfB: MTENSVRINEAMSISLIELNYRTSRSGGPGGQNVNKLETRVELTFDVRNSPSLSESQREMIVERLGGRIDNAGILHVSSQASRSQWENKKAVLRKFVLLLRSALKPRKKRISTRPTRASNEKRLKKKKIASEKKRSRGHMEI, translated from the coding sequence ATGACCGAAAACTCCGTTCGAATCAATGAAGCCATGTCGATATCCTTGATCGAATTGAATTATCGCACATCGAGGAGCGGTGGACCGGGTGGACAGAATGTGAATAAGCTCGAAACCAGAGTCGAGCTCACATTTGATGTTCGGAATTCTCCTTCACTTTCGGAGTCTCAGCGTGAAATGATCGTCGAGCGGCTCGGCGGCAGGATCGATAACGCCGGAATACTTCATGTTTCCTCTCAGGCTTCGAGAAGTCAGTGGGAAAACAAGAAGGCGGTTTTGAGGAAATTTGTTCTTCTTTTGAGGTCTGCATTGAAGCCGCGGAAGAAGAGGATTTCTACTCGTCCGACGAGAGCTTCCAACGAAAAGAGATTGAAGAAAAAGAAGATCGCTTCTGAAAAGAAGAGGTCACGCGGCCACATGGAGATTTAG
- a CDS encoding alginate lyase family protein, with protein sequence MKPSEGSSMLNTVKAVYSRLVSRRLYDIRTRFFRRRITPRVLVSKLRRGRHDGENVLKSFKTDLRVRFFISDLNKKEFYINLLTSLGKFDSIMDDADTVHENKYKVLGSDLYSFGSGIDWHLDFKSGKRWPLKYHTSIDLIGSGEGSDVKVPWELSRFHQAIWLGKAYWISRNETHAAKFRSLVDDWIDNNPPGYGVNWTTPMEAAIRAMNLIVGLLYFMDSFKIDDSFLLKLLCSLFEHGVFIRHNLERSIPSHNHLISNLVGLIYLGIFFHDTREGKRWVEFASGELQREIVEQVHRDGTDYEKSTSYQRLTAELFSAAFVLLKLNSYKIDEEFAGRLEKMYDFIAAATTHDGKTPNIGDADDGRLFKMKMNCDFNDHRDIIAVGAALFESNSLKSISGSFSELGLLLLGTQGFEKYSSLKNAAPTSSAIFKEGGFAFLRSEKDFCSFDFGETGLRGRGGHGHNDVLSFTLSGKIPFIVDRGTYCYTPNPKLRNRLRSTYSHNTAVVDGTELSEFAGLWSIREDATNPLLLKWESSEEQNIVEAEHHAYERLQFPVIHIRKITFNKRQRTFLIEDEFRGEGTHTIELFFHFDPDVAVVNLGRKFLVAEGDEFALVKFQHDFTLENWEHSPSYGIIQQARTARVKISGEIPLKIETFIFILSDADGVNHILNRLK encoded by the coding sequence ATGAAACCATCCGAAGGGTCGTCCATGCTCAATACAGTCAAGGCGGTCTATTCACGCCTCGTTTCAAGAAGATTATACGACATCAGGACGCGGTTCTTCAGACGCAGGATCACGCCTCGCGTTCTGGTGAGTAAGCTTCGACGCGGAAGGCATGACGGCGAAAATGTTCTGAAGTCTTTCAAGACCGATCTGCGAGTCAGATTTTTTATCAGCGACCTGAACAAAAAAGAATTTTACATCAATCTCCTCACGTCCCTCGGGAAATTCGACTCGATAATGGATGATGCCGACACAGTCCATGAAAACAAGTACAAAGTGTTAGGCTCGGACCTCTACAGTTTCGGGAGCGGGATCGACTGGCATCTTGACTTCAAATCGGGCAAGAGATGGCCACTGAAGTATCACACCTCCATCGACTTGATCGGTTCGGGTGAAGGCTCCGACGTGAAGGTACCGTGGGAGTTGAGTAGGTTTCACCAGGCGATCTGGCTCGGCAAGGCTTACTGGATAAGCCGAAACGAGACGCACGCCGCAAAATTCAGAAGTCTCGTCGACGACTGGATCGACAACAACCCACCCGGTTACGGCGTAAACTGGACGACGCCGATGGAAGCCGCCATCAGGGCCATGAACCTCATCGTAGGTTTACTCTACTTTATGGATTCGTTCAAGATCGACGATTCGTTTCTGCTGAAGCTCCTCTGCTCACTTTTTGAACATGGGGTCTTTATCCGCCACAACCTCGAAAGGAGCATTCCAAGCCACAATCATTTGATTTCAAATCTCGTCGGGCTTATATATCTCGGCATTTTCTTTCACGACACGAGGGAAGGCAAGAGATGGGTAGAGTTCGCGTCCGGAGAACTGCAGCGCGAGATCGTCGAGCAGGTCCACCGGGACGGAACCGACTACGAGAAATCCACGAGTTACCAGCGTCTGACTGCGGAATTATTTTCGGCTGCTTTCGTTCTCTTGAAATTAAACAGCTACAAGATCGACGAAGAGTTCGCAGGCAGACTGGAGAAGATGTACGATTTTATCGCCGCCGCGACGACGCACGACGGAAAGACACCTAACATCGGCGATGCGGATGACGGCAGGCTCTTCAAGATGAAAATGAATTGTGACTTCAACGATCACAGGGATATTATCGCGGTCGGTGCAGCATTGTTTGAAAGCAACTCGTTGAAATCGATCTCAGGCAGTTTCAGCGAGCTCGGACTTCTCCTCCTTGGAACACAAGGATTCGAAAAATATTCTTCGCTCAAGAATGCAGCGCCTACTTCCTCCGCAATTTTCAAGGAGGGTGGTTTTGCATTCCTCCGTTCGGAAAAGGATTTCTGTTCATTCGACTTCGGCGAAACGGGCTTGCGCGGACGAGGGGGCCACGGCCATAATGACGTGCTGAGCTTCACGTTATCCGGTAAAATTCCGTTTATCGTCGACAGAGGGACTTACTGTTACACTCCAAACCCGAAGCTGCGGAACAGACTGCGTTCAACTTACTCTCACAATACTGCGGTTGTAGACGGGACCGAGCTATCGGAATTTGCCGGACTCTGGTCGATACGTGAAGACGCGACGAATCCTCTTCTCCTGAAATGGGAATCATCAGAAGAACAGAATATCGTCGAGGCGGAACACCACGCATACGAACGGCTCCAATTTCCCGTAATTCACATCCGGAAGATCACATTTAACAAGCGACAGCGAACATTTCTTATTGAGGATGAATTCAGGGGCGAAGGAACCCACACGATCGAACTCTTTTTCCATTTCGATCCGGATGTGGCTGTTGTGAATCTGGGAAGAAAATTTCTTGTGGCCGAGGGAGACGAGTTCGCGCTCGTTAAGTTCCAGCACGACTTTACGCTCGAGAACTGGGAGCACTCGCCGAGTTACGGAATCATCCAGCAGGCACGGACCGCCCGCGTAAAGATCTCGGGGGAAATCCCCCTTAAGATCGAAACATTCATTTTTATATTGAGCGACGCGGACGGCGTCAACCATATATTGAACAGACTCAAATAG
- a CDS encoding NAD-dependent epimerase/dehydratase family protein: MKALVTGCAGFIGSQLCEKLMADKMEVTGIDCMTDYYAREIKLNNLETLKREAKFSFIEADIMKTDLAALTEDRDFIFHLAAQPGVRGSWGENFSLYVVNNILSTQKLLEAAKVSRSLKKFIYASSSSVYGQIKEEAVSEARITAPHSPYGATKLAGENLCGLYTANFGTPTVSLRLFTVYGPRQRPDMAFAKLIVAALTGRSFPLFGDGKQERDFTYVGDVTEAMVLAAKSADAGGIFNVGGGHVVSMQEVIRIAGEITGKKIQIDSRRTEKGDVFRTSADCSRAKRIFGFSPGVDINTGLEMQAEFLKKNLDLYRRFIPI; this comes from the coding sequence TTGAAAGCATTAGTGACGGGATGCGCGGGATTCATCGGCTCCCAGCTCTGCGAAAAACTGATGGCGGATAAAATGGAAGTCACCGGCATAGACTGCATGACAGATTACTATGCACGTGAAATCAAGTTGAACAACCTGGAGACGTTGAAACGGGAAGCGAAATTTAGTTTCATAGAAGCCGACATAATGAAGACAGACCTGGCCGCACTGACAGAAGACAGGGATTTCATATTTCATCTTGCTGCACAGCCCGGAGTCCGCGGCAGCTGGGGAGAAAATTTTTCGCTTTATGTCGTGAACAATATTCTGTCAACTCAGAAACTCCTTGAAGCCGCGAAGGTGTCGAGGAGCCTCAAGAAATTTATTTATGCTTCCTCGTCTTCGGTCTACGGCCAGATAAAAGAGGAGGCCGTGAGCGAGGCCAGGATCACCGCTCCTCACTCGCCGTATGGAGCGACCAAGCTCGCCGGAGAGAATCTGTGCGGCCTTTACACCGCGAATTTCGGGACCCCGACCGTGTCCCTGCGTCTGTTCACCGTTTATGGACCCAGGCAGCGACCCGACATGGCGTTCGCCAAACTGATCGTCGCGGCATTGACAGGAAGAAGTTTTCCGCTCTTTGGAGACGGGAAACAGGAGAGAGACTTCACATATGTTGGCGACGTAACCGAAGCAATGGTGCTAGCAGCAAAAAGCGCGGACGCAGGAGGAATATTTAATGTCGGCGGAGGTCACGTCGTTTCGATGCAGGAAGTAATACGAATAGCCGGCGAAATAACGGGGAAGAAGATCCAGATCGACTCAAGGCGTACAGAAAAAGGCGATGTGTTCAGAACGAGCGCTGACTGCTCGCGGGCTAAGCGCATTTTCGGGTTCTCTCCAGGTGTTGACATAAACACCGGCCTTGAGATGCAGGCGGAATTTCTAAAGAAGAATCTGGACCTTTATCGACGATTCATTCCGATTTGA
- a CDS encoding 2-hydroxyacid dehydrogenase has protein sequence MRLLVTMKVNNEMADRISRLIGNRAAIDFLARAEQGERKNLLESADIVLAMNFRKDIKEEEFPSLKNVKLIQLTLAGADGVPFDKLNARILICSNGGAYSEPIAEHAIGMMLALARNFLPLHKKLSEGVFDQVTPHKMLMDSTLGIIGFGGIGKRTAEIARGFGMKIIAINSSGKTDTRIDFIGTLADLGMLLRESDFILLTIALNKKTRGLIGRRELRMMKPDAVLVNVARGELIDEKSLYDHLRAFPKFKAGIEAWWIEPFNFPRFEVHHPFFELDNFLGSPHNSYLTEGIHQKALDMALENIMAFVKGEIPRNIQRREDYV, from the coding sequence ATGCGGCTTCTTGTGACGATGAAAGTCAATAATGAGATGGCGGATCGGATCTCCCGCCTGATTGGGAATCGTGCAGCGATAGATTTCCTGGCGCGCGCAGAGCAAGGAGAAAGAAAGAACTTGCTCGAATCTGCGGATATCGTCCTCGCCATGAATTTTCGAAAGGATATAAAAGAAGAAGAGTTTCCATCGCTGAAGAACGTGAAGCTCATCCAACTTACGCTAGCCGGCGCGGACGGAGTACCTTTCGACAAACTGAACGCGCGCATTCTGATCTGCTCCAACGGCGGGGCGTACAGCGAACCGATCGCTGAACACGCAATTGGAATGATGCTCGCGCTCGCGCGCAATTTTCTTCCGCTTCACAAAAAGCTAAGCGAAGGAGTTTTCGACCAGGTGACTCCCCACAAAATGTTGATGGACTCGACCCTGGGAATCATAGGGTTCGGTGGAATAGGCAAACGAACGGCGGAGATTGCGCGTGGATTTGGAATGAAAATTATCGCCATCAATAGTTCAGGGAAGACCGATACAAGGATAGATTTCATCGGGACACTCGCGGACCTCGGGATGCTGCTTCGTGAGTCGGACTTCATTCTCCTGACAATCGCGTTGAACAAGAAGACGAGAGGACTGATCGGCAGGCGGGAGCTACGGATGATGAAGCCAGATGCGGTCCTGGTAAATGTTGCCCGGGGCGAACTGATAGACGAAAAGAGCCTGTACGATCATCTCAGAGCGTTCCCGAAATTCAAGGCGGGCATCGAGGCATGGTGGATCGAGCCATTCAATTTCCCGAGGTTTGAGGTCCATCATCCGTTTTTTGAGCTGGACAATTTTCTCGGCTCTCCGCACAATTCGTATCTCACTGAAGGGATTCATCAAAAGGCACTCGACATGGCTCTTGAGAACATCATGGCTTTCGTAAAAGGGGAAATTCCGAGGAACATCCAGCGGCGCGAAGATTACGTCTAG
- a CDS encoding glycosyltransferase family 4 protein, whose protein sequence is MTDLVFWMNIPAFYQSDLFRALASTSEVNLHVIYTGRITGDRVALGWQEDLKGFDYEFLSGRSAIADAVRRARNRRHETHIVNGLWAGKVVESVLSTLMISGSKYYIYSEAPDPRAKVSFMKAAVLNAAGKAFVRSAAGILPISHFAMSYFKSYGADEGKMYPFGYFRSMPTDERAGKGNGPKKTIDVVFVGQLVHRKGVDILVESAEPILRAHDNLVLHLIGTGELEQELKRWIAERNLSSRIILEGALEPRKIIGRITDADLLVLPSRWDGWGLVVNEALMAGTPVLVSSSCGASDVIAEGSNGYVFRSGDREDLVRKLDAHLSNRSAQREMRMKAHETGKLLTAENAAEYLLGVLKGAQYETSFHSDKYPWLRSLDFYRNGDQSIH, encoded by the coding sequence TTGACCGACCTCGTTTTCTGGATGAATATTCCGGCATTCTACCAATCTGATCTTTTCAGGGCTCTCGCTTCCACATCGGAAGTGAATCTCCATGTTATCTATACGGGCAGGATCACGGGAGACCGCGTAGCGTTGGGCTGGCAGGAGGATTTGAAGGGATTTGATTACGAGTTCCTATCTGGTCGCTCCGCCATTGCGGACGCGGTGCGGAGAGCACGAAATCGCCGCCATGAAACTCATATCGTGAACGGCTTGTGGGCGGGCAAGGTCGTTGAATCAGTCTTGTCGACGCTCATGATCTCTGGTTCAAAGTACTACATTTACTCCGAAGCGCCGGATCCGCGAGCAAAAGTCTCATTCATGAAAGCCGCAGTTCTCAATGCGGCAGGCAAAGCATTTGTCAGGAGCGCTGCTGGGATTCTCCCCATTTCTCATTTCGCGATGTCGTACTTCAAGTCGTACGGTGCGGACGAAGGTAAAATGTATCCGTTCGGTTATTTCCGCTCGATGCCTACGGATGAGCGGGCTGGCAAAGGGAATGGTCCCAAGAAAACTATCGATGTTGTTTTCGTGGGACAACTTGTGCACCGAAAAGGAGTGGACATTCTGGTTGAATCGGCGGAACCCATTCTCCGGGCCCACGATAATCTTGTCCTGCACCTTATCGGTACAGGTGAGCTGGAACAGGAGCTCAAACGATGGATCGCAGAAAGGAATCTTTCATCAAGAATTATCCTCGAGGGAGCGCTGGAACCGCGGAAGATCATCGGCAGGATAACCGATGCGGATCTGCTGGTCCTGCCGTCGAGATGGGACGGTTGGGGCCTGGTTGTAAATGAGGCTTTGATGGCAGGAACGCCTGTCCTGGTTTCCAGTTCATGCGGTGCGTCAGACGTCATCGCCGAAGGCTCAAATGGTTATGTCTTTCGCTCCGGTGATCGGGAGGATCTTGTGAGGAAGCTCGATGCCCACTTGTCAAACCGCTCCGCACAACGAGAGATGCGAATGAAAGCTCACGAAACCGGCAAGCTGTTGACCGCAGAAAACGCCGCTGAATATTTGCTCGGCGTGCTGAAAGGCGCGCAATATGAAACATCATTTCACTCGGACAAGTATCCGTGGCTGCGCAGTCTTGACTTCTATCGTAACGGAGATCAGTCAATTCATTGA
- a CDS encoding sugar nucleotide-binding protein, which produces MTDDEKVLFTGGGGLLGREFQKILPGALYPSKREFDVTDPDRMETYVAGRKIGTILHAAAFTSPPKVDQNPVLAIDANIIGTSNIVKLCVKHSFRLVYVSTDYVFRGDSGDYNEEDALHPVNKYAWSKLGGECAVRMYEKSVIVRTSFGPNEFPYDKAFVNQWTSRESVSVVARMILKVVESDFQGTLHVGGDRKTVYEYAVSLSPDKKIGKLSTDEVKFLVPKDTSLNTSLYKTLFGKRNS; this is translated from the coding sequence ATGACTGATGACGAGAAGGTGTTGTTTACCGGCGGCGGCGGACTTCTCGGCAGAGAATTTCAGAAGATTCTTCCCGGCGCATTGTATCCTTCGAAGAGAGAATTCGATGTTACCGATCCGGACCGGATGGAAACATATGTCGCAGGACGGAAGATCGGAACCATTCTGCATGCTGCGGCATTTACATCACCTCCCAAGGTAGATCAAAATCCCGTCCTTGCGATCGACGCAAATATTATCGGTACATCAAACATAGTGAAACTATGTGTCAAGCACTCCTTCAGACTCGTTTATGTCTCGACCGACTACGTCTTCCGCGGTGATTCCGGGGACTACAACGAGGAAGACGCATTGCACCCCGTCAATAAGTATGCGTGGTCAAAACTTGGCGGTGAGTGCGCGGTCCGAATGTATGAGAAGTCCGTTATCGTGCGAACAAGTTTCGGCCCGAACGAATTTCCCTACGACAAGGCGTTCGTGAACCAGTGGACCAGCAGAGAATCCGTTTCAGTGGTAGCACGTATGATTCTGAAGGTGGTCGAATCGGATTTTCAAGGAACATTACATGTAGGTGGAGACCGCAAGACAGTTTACGAGTACGCTGTGAGCCTCAGTCCTGACAAAAAAATCGGTAAGCTTTCAACTGACGAAGTAAAGTTCTTGGTTCCGAAGGACACCTCTCTTAACACTAGTCTTTACAAAACATTATTCGGAAAAAGGAATAGCTGA
- a CDS encoding dTDP-4-dehydrorhamnose 3,5-epimerase family protein, with the protein MKTISIKSLSIPDVKIIRFARFNDNRGFFTEPFRQSDTTNLQEVKSLSGASLLQMNESYSSAGVCRGLHFQWKPFMGKLVRTIHGRMIDVVLDIRKGSPTLGKVTAYDMPGSLTDPHDEWIWVPPGFAHGNFFTADSRIEYLCTGEYSPNSEAGVSPLSTDLDWSLCPPELKSLFDEVVRKNGILSEKDRNGLSLKKWLDDSRSDNFVYGKC; encoded by the coding sequence ATGAAGACGATTTCGATAAAATCACTTTCAATTCCAGACGTCAAAATTATCCGCTTCGCGCGGTTCAACGACAATCGCGGATTTTTTACTGAACCGTTCCGACAAAGCGATACAACCAACCTGCAAGAAGTGAAATCTCTATCGGGCGCAAGTCTGCTTCAGATGAACGAAAGTTATTCGAGCGCCGGAGTGTGTCGCGGGCTGCACTTTCAATGGAAACCCTTCATGGGTAAGCTGGTCCGGACCATTCACGGTAGAATGATCGACGTCGTTCTGGATATCAGGAAGGGCTCGCCCACTCTCGGTAAGGTGACTGCCTACGACATGCCTGGGTCATTGACCGACCCGCACGATGAATGGATTTGGGTTCCCCCGGGGTTTGCCCACGGCAATTTTTTTACTGCAGATTCGAGGATAGAGTACCTCTGCACCGGTGAATACAGCCCTAACTCCGAGGCGGGAGTGTCACCCCTCTCAACCGATCTCGACTGGTCGCTCTGTCCCCCGGAGCTAAAATCACTCTTTGATGAAGTCGTCAGGAAGAATGGCATACTCAGCGAAAAAGACAGGAACGGACTTTCCCTGAAGAAGTGGCTTGACGATTCGCGATCGGATAATTTTGTTTACGGTAAATGCTGA
- a CDS encoding SDR family oxidoreductase produces the protein MSGNGKTKILLGGGGGYIGSSLAPVLLEHGYEVSVVDFFWFGNHLPGEVKTIQKDLFDLKAEDIKGYDIFIFLAGLSNDPMAEFSPAKNFIYNAALPAYLAFVAKQAGIKRYIYASSCSVYGYTENNLYDEESPVTCGYPYGISKLQGERGVFQIQDDSFSVIALRQGTVSGFSPRMRFDLIVNTMFKSAVRDGVITINNPAIWRPICDIRDIVSAYLRAIQADQGLNGVFNIAAGNFTVGEAADLVKMEVERLTSKKVKLDIKNIQDYRNYKVSIDKAKTSLGFRPQFSIRDTVSDVYAHLNMYGDFEKDEFYNFRTFKKIKW, from the coding sequence ATGAGCGGAAACGGAAAAACTAAGATTCTACTCGGGGGCGGAGGCGGATATATCGGGAGTTCGCTCGCGCCGGTCCTCCTTGAGCACGGGTACGAGGTTAGTGTGGTCGATTTCTTCTGGTTCGGAAACCATCTGCCGGGCGAGGTGAAGACAATCCAGAAAGATCTTTTCGATTTGAAAGCCGAGGACATTAAGGGATACGATATTTTTATTTTCCTGGCCGGATTGTCGAATGATCCCATGGCCGAATTTAGTCCCGCGAAGAATTTCATTTACAATGCCGCACTTCCGGCGTATCTGGCTTTCGTCGCGAAGCAAGCGGGGATCAAAAGATATATCTACGCTTCGTCGTGTTCGGTCTACGGTTATACCGAGAATAATCTCTACGATGAGGAGTCGCCGGTCACCTGCGGTTATCCGTACGGAATATCCAAGTTGCAGGGAGAACGCGGGGTCTTTCAGATTCAGGACGACTCGTTCTCAGTTATTGCCTTGAGACAGGGCACCGTCTCCGGTTTCAGTCCGCGTATGCGTTTTGATCTCATAGTTAACACGATGTTTAAATCAGCGGTCAGGGATGGGGTGATTACCATAAACAATCCCGCCATCTGGAGACCGATATGTGATATACGGGATATCGTTTCGGCTTACCTCAGGGCGATACAAGCCGACCAGGGATTGAATGGAGTATTCAATATCGCGGCCGGTAATTTCACCGTCGGTGAAGCTGCCGATCTTGTGAAGATGGAAGTCGAGCGACTGACTTCGAAAAAGGTGAAACTCGACATCAAGAATATCCAGGATTATCGCAATTATAAAGTCTCGATCGATAAAGCGAAAACGAGTCTCGGTTTTCGACCGCAGTTTTCCATTCGTGACACTGTTTCAGATGTGTACGCGCATTTGAATATGTATGGCGATTTTGAGAAGGACGAGTTTTACAACTTTAGAACGTTCAAGAAAATCAAATGGTGA